A genomic window from Flavobacterium sp. I3-2 includes:
- a CDS encoding DUF423 domain-containing protein: MNTTILIIGATFGALSVILGAFGAHAFKKFMNDEQLKNYETGIKYQMYHAILLIIIGCNAQLFSNIDTLSILFTLGIIFFSFSIYGLTITSALNKKWRFLGPITPIGGLLLVAGWISIIINFI; encoded by the coding sequence ATGAATACAACAATACTAATTATCGGTGCAACATTCGGTGCGCTTTCTGTAATTCTTGGTGCTTTTGGAGCGCATGCATTCAAAAAATTCATGAATGATGAACAATTAAAGAATTATGAAACTGGCATCAAATATCAAATGTATCATGCCATTTTACTTATCATAATAGGATGTAATGCGCAACTGTTTAGTAATATAGATACACTTTCAATATTATTTACACTTGGTATTATTTTCTTTTCATTTAGTATTTATGGATTGACAATAACAAGTGCCTTAAATAAAAAATGGCGTTTTCTTGGACCAATCACTCCAATTGGTGGATTGTTACTTGTTGCTGGATGGATTTCGATAATTATAAATTTCATTTAA